A single genomic interval of Terriglobales bacterium harbors:
- a CDS encoding rhomboid family intramembrane serine protease yields MPNCANCGRPLFSGDAGETHPLCPQCRQQILGQSVPAEAPRAPSAKFPVTTALLSINVLMFVAMGLSGVSLTDPTVDQLVRWGADYGPLTLTTQPWRLLTSTFVHGGLLHIGTNMWCLWNLGRMAENFFGRLSFLLIYLLTGISGSLLSVYLHPMRTSVGASGAIFGLAGALITALYLGRLPIPKQRLNEALRSLIFFAVINLAIGAAVPVIDNSGHIGGFSLGLLIGALLSPSLTKDPESKAHTQRLVFSAVAVVLAIAVWFVRKAHGI; encoded by the coding sequence ATGCCAAATTGCGCTAACTGCGGCCGCCCTCTATTCTCCGGCGATGCCGGAGAGACACATCCACTTTGTCCGCAATGCCGTCAGCAGATTCTGGGGCAAAGTGTCCCCGCGGAAGCTCCACGCGCTCCTTCCGCAAAGTTTCCTGTCACTACTGCGCTTTTGAGCATCAATGTATTGATGTTCGTAGCCATGGGGCTTTCTGGGGTTTCTCTGACCGACCCCACGGTTGACCAACTTGTGCGCTGGGGTGCCGATTATGGCCCGCTGACATTGACGACACAGCCCTGGAGACTGCTCACCTCCACATTTGTTCATGGCGGATTGCTTCATATCGGCACCAACATGTGGTGCCTCTGGAACTTGGGCAGGATGGCGGAAAACTTCTTCGGGCGGCTCTCTTTCCTGTTGATCTATTTATTGACAGGCATCTCTGGCAGTTTGCTAAGCGTGTACCTGCATCCCATGCGCACCAGCGTCGGAGCTTCAGGGGCAATCTTCGGCCTGGCGGGTGCACTCATCACGGCACTGTATCTTGGCAGGCTCCCGATCCCTAAGCAACGTTTGAACGAAGCTCTTAGAAGCTTGATATTTTTTGCGGTCATTAATCTGGCGATTGGCGCCGCAGTTCCCGTGATTGACAACTCCGGCCACATTGGTGGGTTTTCATTAGGATTGCTGATTGGTGCATTGCTCAGCCCCAGTTTGACGAAAGACCCAGAATCGAAAGCTCATACCCAGCGGCTTGTCTTCTCGGCGGTGGCCGTCGTGTTGGCCATTGCCGTTTGGTTCGTCAGAAAAGCCCACGGAATTTGA
- the sthA gene encoding Si-specific NAD(P)(+) transhydrogenase: MSNHEYELVVIGSGPAGQKAAICAAKFRKKVAIIDRKKMLGGVCVNTGTIPSKTMREAILYLSGLRQRAFYGRGYTLKEEISIQDITVRVESMVMREIEVIRAQLRRNHITIFEGNAKFVGPHTIELETEEGPLALQAQNVVIACGTRPAHSDNIPLDGKRIIDSDQLHCLEQVPREAIVVGAGVVGLEYASMLAALGVEVTLLDQRPTLLDFVDREILDNLCFQLRRLGTTFRLGEKVVQIGIQEERDRVFAKLESGKTVYGEALLYAIGRQANTDQLNISAAGICADDRGKLGVNEHYQTTVPHIYAAGDVIGFPSLASTAMEQGRLASCHMFGKTFNRSKDNFPYGIYTIPEISMVGPTEEQLTQGKVPYETGIARYEDLAKGQMLGDDQGMLKLLFDPETLKLLGVHAIGERAAEIIHIGQAVLSYGGTIEYFRDAVFNYPTLAEAYKVAALDGLNKL; encoded by the coding sequence ATGTCGAATCATGAATACGAACTCGTGGTCATTGGCTCCGGTCCTGCCGGACAGAAGGCGGCCATTTGTGCCGCCAAGTTTCGCAAAAAGGTCGCCATTATTGACCGCAAGAAGATGCTGGGAGGCGTATGCGTCAACACCGGCACGATTCCCAGCAAGACCATGCGTGAGGCCATTCTTTACTTGAGTGGATTGCGCCAACGCGCCTTCTATGGCCGCGGCTACACCCTGAAAGAAGAGATTTCAATCCAGGACATCACGGTCCGCGTTGAGAGCATGGTCATGCGCGAAATCGAGGTGATCCGGGCACAGCTTCGGCGTAATCACATCACCATCTTTGAAGGCAACGCAAAATTTGTTGGCCCACACACCATCGAGCTCGAAACCGAAGAAGGCCCGCTGGCATTGCAAGCGCAGAATGTCGTGATCGCCTGCGGCACTCGCCCGGCGCATAGCGACAACATTCCCCTCGACGGCAAACGCATCATTGATTCCGACCAGCTTCACTGCCTGGAGCAGGTTCCGCGCGAGGCCATTGTGGTGGGCGCGGGCGTGGTCGGGTTGGAGTACGCCTCCATGCTGGCGGCGCTCGGAGTCGAAGTGACATTGCTCGACCAGCGGCCAACGCTGCTGGATTTTGTGGACCGCGAAATCCTCGATAACCTCTGCTTCCAGTTGCGCCGGCTGGGAACGACTTTTCGCCTGGGTGAAAAAGTTGTACAGATTGGGATCCAGGAAGAGCGCGACCGGGTCTTTGCCAAATTGGAGAGTGGCAAGACGGTTTATGGCGAAGCGCTGCTGTATGCGATTGGACGCCAGGCGAATACCGATCAATTGAACATTAGCGCAGCCGGCATCTGCGCTGATGACCGAGGCAAGCTGGGGGTCAATGAACATTACCAGACGACGGTGCCCCATATTTACGCGGCGGGAGACGTAATAGGATTTCCTTCCCTGGCCAGCACTGCCATGGAGCAGGGACGTTTGGCCAGTTGCCACATGTTCGGAAAAACTTTCAATAGGTCCAAGGACAACTTCCCTTACGGGATTTACACCATTCCGGAAATTTCCATGGTTGGCCCAACCGAAGAACAATTGACGCAGGGCAAGGTCCCTTACGAGACTGGCATTGCCCGTTACGAAGATCTGGCCAAAGGACAAATGCTGGGCGACGACCAGGGCATGCTCAAGCTTCTGTTCGACCCGGAAACACTCAAGCTGTTGGGTGTGCACGCAATCGGGGAGCGGGCCGCGGAAATTATCCACATCGGGCAAGCGGTGCTTAGCTACGGCGGTACGATTGAATACTTCCGAGACGCGGTTTTCAATTATCCTACTCTGGCGGAGGCTTACAAAGTTGCGGCCCTCGATGGATTGAACAAGCTGTGA